The segment CGAGCAGCGCGAAACCAACGGCGAGCACGCCGACGACCACGACGAACAGCGTGATGCTCTTTCCGAGCGATGCTGTCGTGGGCGGCGGTGCGCGTCGAGCTGCGGGTTTGTCGCCTTTCGGTTGCTTCTTGCCCTCGTCGGTCGACTTCTTCGCGCCCGTTTTCGCTTTTGCGGGCGAAGCGGCCTTGGCTTCAGCCGAACCCTTTGCAGCGGGCTTGTCCTTCTTTGCAGGCGCTTCTTCGGCAGCACCAGCGTCTTTCTCGTCGTTCTCAGCGTTATCGGCCATGGCGGCGGGACTCTACCCGCATGTGCCGATTCATGGAAGGTTCGAGTGCTCTCTCGTTGCGAATCCGCCGCAATTTCAGCCGCGGCGCCGTCGCGCCCCAAAGGCCAAGCAGCCAAACGCGACCGCCACGAGCGCCCCCGCGCCGCCATCACCCATCGGCACCGCCGCACAACTCGACGAATCTTCCGCGACCGGATTGACCGCAGGCGGCGGCGGTTCCTCTTCCTCCTCTTCGGGCATCGGACGCATCGAATAAAGCGCATCCAATTTCGGACAAGGCGACGCCGGCGTAGGACCCGAGATTTCCGGACAATCCCCTCCGGGCGACGTCGGCGTGCATGTCGTGAAAGAAATGGAGAATGGTTTCGTTGGAGAAACACTCTGCAACGTGCGAATGGTGTTGTTCAGCACGACAGTGTATTTCGTGGACGGTTTCCAAGCTTCTTGTGCCGCGATTTGAATGACGTTCGGCCAATTGTCTCCACGGAAAAAATTCCATTTCGTCGGAACGACATTTCCGGCTTCGTCCTGCACGACGATGGACGTATCGTCGACCGACGTACGCTCGAGCCCCTCGCCGAAGAAGAAATGAATTTTGCCATCGGGACGCGTATTGTCGAGCGTCACGAGCGGGTATTCGGGATCGGGATACGTACCAATGACGACTTGATCAGCCGAAGGATTATTATCGAGTCTCCGAAGGAGCTCTCGGTAATATCCCGTGACGACTTTGGCGCCGAACGGATAAGCCCCGGGTACGCGCGGATCGAGCAAGTGCTTACGCGCCCACGGATATTTCCCGCCCCATTCATCGGCACCAACGTAAAGGAGATTTGCGACCACGGCAATGCCCGATCGCGCCGTGCTCATCGCATCCGCAATGGATTCTGCCGTGACTGGATGTTTCATTCGATTCGTGAACACGTTGGAATGCGTATTCGTATCGACGACGATGTCGGGGATGTAATACCTTGGCAAATCGTGCACGAGAAAAATTTCGTTTGCCATGTCGAGGCTATTGATGTCCGTAGGCTCGACTTGCGCTGCGCGATCACCAAAAATGGCGTCGTACGTCGAATCTGTGATTCCATGCGCGGCCATTCCCATCAAAAATGCGATGTGTTCACCTGCTTCGGGTGAATCGTACTTCGGCCCGTAGGTTTCTCGGATCAATTCGACATACGCTTGCACGTATCCTTCCCAATGCGGAATTTCGCCCTGGTCGTGATCTTTTGCCGTGTAACCCGAATCCGGGAAGAATCCACCATTGGCCAAATGCGTCGGATGCGCCTCGAAGATGGCTCGAAGCCGCGCGTCCTGAATTTGTTCCGCCGCACATTGCGCCATGTACACGTGCCCTTGCATGCCCGTTGCAAACGCCTCCGGCGCAAGTGTCGATGTCGCAACACAAGCCGCCGCCGCGCTCACGAATACCTTGAGAAAGGTCGAAGTCCCACTTTTTCGGCGCTCGCTAGGGGCCCCACTGTTCGAGCCCGCGCAGCGGGCGAGTTTGGGGAACGCGAGAGTCGAAAAAATGGGCTTCGACCGGGCTTGCACTTGCATCGATAATTTCATGTTACCTCCAAGGCCGTCGCGTATTTCGAACAGTTTCGCCGATTGGGCACAAGCTGTCTACCCACTCCTGCGCGAAGAAAAGAAATTCCGTAGCAAAAGATCTTGACCTTACGCCCGAGCGGTGGTGTTTGAGTTCTCGTGAGCATCAAGAGCGCAGCGGAGCGACGTTTCGACGTCATCGTCATTGGCAGTGGCATCGGTGGACTTACCGCTGCCCTTACCGTCGCAACCCGCGGGCGGCGCGTCCTGCTCCTCGAAGCAGGTAAACAATTCGGCGGTTACTTGAACCCGTTTCAGCGTCGTGCCTACAGTTTTGATCCCGGCCTTCATTACATTGGCGAATGCGGCCCCCATGGGGCCTTCACGAAAATCCTCGAATCGCTAGGCATTGCAGACGACGTTCGTTTCCGCGAACTGACCCCGGACGGTTTCGATCGCATCGTCTTTCCCGGATATGAAGTCTACATGCCCAAAGGCGCCGATCGTTATCATCAGCGCCTGCTCGCCGACTTTCCCCACGAACGCCGGGGACTCGAAAAATTTTTCGACCTGCTTCACCGCATGCGTGAAGCATTGCCCGCCATCAATTCCATCCGCGGTCTGCGATCGGCCATCGCCGCGAGCCGTCACTTACCCTTCCTGTTGCGGTACGTTCGCTCGACATTCGGCGAAATGCTCGATTCCATCATTTCGGATCCGCTGCTCAAGGGCGTTCTCGCTGCACAAGGTGGCGACGTTGGTTTGCCGCCGGGGAAAGCGTCCGCGCTGCTCAGCTTGGGTCTGCTCAACCATTACCTCGATGGCGCGTACTTTCCCATTGGTGGGTCGCGTGCGGTGCGGGATGCTTTCGTCAAGGGAATCGAGAAAAAGGGCGGTACTGCCCTTCGGAATTCGCCCGTTTCGCGAATTCTTCTCAGCGGCGACCGAGTTTCCGGTGTTCGATGCAAAAATGGTGATGAATATCAGGCGCCCATCGTCATTTCGAATGCGGATGCCGTCGTCACCTATCGCGACTTGATTGGCACGGCAAACCTGCCGTCCAGTCTGCGCAAAAAGACACAATCAACGCGGCATTCGATTGCGTCGATGTGCATGTTCGTCGGGACGGACATCGACGTAGCAAAAGCCGGCATGACGGACGCGAACATTTGGAATTACCCTCACGTCGACATCGATCGAGCCTACGCCCATGTTCTCCGCGGCGAAATGCCGCCGAACGACTTCTTCTTCTTGTCGTCGCCATCCTTGAAGGATCCCATTTCCGGCGTCAAGGCACCTCCGGGTCATCACACGCTCGAATTCGTCACACTCGCGCCTTTCGAGCCATTTGCACGCTGGGAGGATACGAAAACGAAAAAACGCGGCGATGACTACGAAAAGATGAAACGTGAGCTCGAAACGCGATACCTCACCGCAATCGAAAAGTACGTTCCCGGCTTGCGCGAGCACATCACGGTTCTCGAATTGGGCACGCCCGTGACGAACGTCACGTATGCGGCCGCGCCTTACGGCAGCATTTACGGTCCCGAGCAATCGCCGAATCAAATGACGCCTTTCCGATTCGGCACACGCGGAGCCATCGATGGGCTTTACATGTGCGGTTCGTCGGTACTCGGCGCGGGCATCGTACCGTGCGCCGTTTCGGGGAACGTCGCGGGGAAAATGGCCGTGCGAGACGCTCAATCGAAACGATGAACGCTTTATTTGGCGTCCTTCAAACAGCCCGCCAATTCGCTCAGTAGCTTGTCCGTCGCTTCGAGGCCGCTCGAAAATGGCTCTGTCTCTTTGGTTTTTCTTGACAACCGCATATCTGGCGCGAGCTTGTACGGCGACCCCTTTTGCTGCACGAGCTTCAGCACTTTCGCCGAATCGAGCGGCGTGTCGTCGGCCAAATGCAACGTCACGCCCTTGTGGCTCGCTTCGCACGCGAGCACCCGAAGCTTGCGCAATTCGGTCTTCAAGCTCATCAAGTGAACCAATCGCCGCGCCTCCACCGGCGGCGGACCGAATCGATCCTCCATTTCATTCGCCAAGTCCGTGACTTCGTCCGGACCATGCGCACTCGCCAAGCGCTTGTACAGCGACAAACGCACGCCGACGTCGGACACGTAATCTTCCGGCAAGAGTGCATCCGCGTCGAATGCAAGCTCCGGATCGACGTCGTGCACGACCACTTCGCCCCGCAATTCGTGCACGGCTTCATCGAGCATCTGACAGAATAGTTCAAAGCCCACGAGCGCCACGTTGCCGCTTTGCTCCGCACCCAGAATATCGCCGGATCCACGCAATTCGAGGTCCAGCGAGGCAATTTGAAAACCCGACCCGAGCTCGGTATGACGTTCGAGCGCTTCGATGCGTGCCCGCGCTTCGTCGGACATGGCGTTTGCCGGCGGCACGACCAAATAACAATATGCCCGCTCCTTGGACCGGCCCACGCGACCTCGAA is part of the Polyangiaceae bacterium genome and harbors:
- a CDS encoding zinc dependent phospholipase C family protein encodes the protein MSAAAACVATSTLAPEAFATGMQGHVYMAQCAAEQIQDARLRAIFEAHPTHLANGGFFPDSGYTAKDHDQGEIPHWEGYVQAYVELIRETYGPKYDSPEAGEHIAFLMGMAAHGITDSTYDAIFGDRAAQVEPTDINSLDMANEIFLVHDLPRYYIPDIVVDTNTHSNVFTNRMKHPVTAESIADAMSTARSGIAVVANLLYVGADEWGGKYPWARKHLLDPRVPGAYPFGAKVVTGYYRELLRRLDNNPSADQVVIGTYPDPEYPLVTLDNTRPDGKIHFFFGEGLERTSVDDTSIVVQDEAGNVVPTKWNFFRGDNWPNVIQIAAQEAWKPSTKYTVVLNNTIRTLQSVSPTKPFSISFTTCTPTSPGGDCPEISGPTPASPCPKLDALYSMRPMPEEEEEEPPPPAVNPVAEDSSSCAAVPMGDGGAGALVAVAFGCLAFGARRRRG
- a CDS encoding NAD(P)/FAD-dependent oxidoreductase; translated protein: MSIKSAAERRFDVIVIGSGIGGLTAALTVATRGRRVLLLEAGKQFGGYLNPFQRRAYSFDPGLHYIGECGPHGAFTKILESLGIADDVRFRELTPDGFDRIVFPGYEVYMPKGADRYHQRLLADFPHERRGLEKFFDLLHRMREALPAINSIRGLRSAIAASRHLPFLLRYVRSTFGEMLDSIISDPLLKGVLAAQGGDVGLPPGKASALLSLGLLNHYLDGAYFPIGGSRAVRDAFVKGIEKKGGTALRNSPVSRILLSGDRVSGVRCKNGDEYQAPIVISNADAVVTYRDLIGTANLPSSLRKKTQSTRHSIASMCMFVGTDIDVAKAGMTDANIWNYPHVDIDRAYAHVLRGEMPPNDFFFLSSPSLKDPISGVKAPPGHHTLEFVTLAPFEPFARWEDTKTKKRGDDYEKMKRELETRYLTAIEKYVPGLREHITVLELGTPVTNVTYAAAPYGSIYGPEQSPNQMTPFRFGTRGAIDGLYMCGSSVLGAGIVPCAVSGNVAGKMAVRDAQSKR